One Arthrobacter sp. B3I4 genomic window, TGGACAGCACCCTCAGGGCGGGGGATGCGGTCAGCGGCGGCGCGGTGTTGGGGCGGGTGCTGGCCGGCCACTGCGGCGAAGTCCCGTGCCTGCACTGGGGGGTCCGTCGAGGCGAGGAGTACCTCAACCCGCTCGCCTTCATCATGGACCTGCGGCCCTCCATCCTGTTGCCGCCCGTGAATCCCGGCTCGGGACTGGGCGGCTCGGGGTGATGGGCCGCGGGAGGATGCACTCGACGGGCCGGACCGGCAGAGGGCCGGACCGGGGCGCTAGACGATGGCCGAGATCCCGGTGATGGCCCGGCCCGTGACCAGGGTGTTGATCTCCTGGGTGCCTTCGTAGGAGTAGATCGCTTCGGCGTCGGAGAAGATCTTGGCCATCTCGTAGTCGGTGACGATGCCGTTGCCGCCCAGCAAGCTGCGACCGATGGCCACGCTTTCGCGCATCCGTGCGGTGGTGAAGGCCTTGGCCAAAGCGGACTGCTCATCTTTGGCCACGCCCTCGTCTTCGAGCTGGGACAGGCGGACCATCATTCCCATCGAGCTGACGGCGTTGCCAAGCATTTGCACGAGCTGGTGCTGGACCAACTGGAAGGAGGCGATCGGGCGGCCGAACTGGCTGCGCTCGACGGCGTAGCGGCGGGCGACGTCGAAAGCAGCCAGCTGCTGGCCGACGGCCTGCCAGGCGACGGACAAGCGGGTGACTTTGAGGACCTTGTTGGTGTCCCGGAAGCTGTTGGCGTTGGCCAGCTTGAAGAAGTCCGGCACTACGACGTTCTCGAGGGTGATGTCCGCGTTCTGCACGGTACGCAGCGAAATCTTGTTTTCGATCTTGCTGGCGCTGTAGCCCTCGGTCTTGGTGTCCACCAGGAAGCCCTTGACCTGGTTGTCGGCGAGATCGCGGGCGTAGATGACTACCCAGTCGGAGAAGGTGGCGTTGCCGATCCAGCGCTTCGCGCCGTTGAGGATCCAGCTGTCACCCTCGCGCCGTGCCGTGGTGCGCGTGCCGCCGGCGACGTCCGAGCCGCCCAGCGGCTCGGTCAGGCCAAAGGCTCCGATCTTTTTCAGTGCGTAAATGTCGGGCAGCCACGCCTCCTGCTGCTCCTGCGAGGCCAGGGCCTCGATGGACCCGGTGAAGAGGCCGTCGTGGACGCCAAGGAAGGTGGCGATCGAGGTGTCGGCACGGGTCATCTCTGCGTGCAGAATGCCGGCGAACAGGTTCGAATAGCCTTGACGTTTGACCGGGCTGACCAGATCGATTTCGGCCAGCTTCGGGATCAAGTCCATCGGGAACTCGGCACGGTTCCAGCAATCCACGGCGATCGGTTTGACTTCGCGGGCGAGGAATTCGCGTACCTCCGCCAGCCGGTCCCGCTCCTTGCCGCTGAGCAACTGCTCGAAGGCGAAGAAGTCCCCGTCGGGGTACGGGAGGTTGTTGACGTCAATGGCAGCTTTGGACATGTCGTTCCTTCACTCGTGGCCGGCGGCGACCAAAAGGGCGCAGCTGTTACAGCGCCGCAGGGATGTTACTCACGAGTAACATATCGCAGCCTCTGACCGGCTGGCAAGTGACGGAGCACACGGAACAAGGGCTTAATACGCGAAGAGCCGCAGCGGACGGGGAACGTCTGCTGCGGCTCTGGCAGGACCGGGCCTGTGAGGCATCAGTGCCTGCACGGTGGTAGGGCTACTCGGACTTGAACCGAGGACCTTAGGATTATGAGTCCCGCGCTCTAACCAGCTGAGCTATAGCCCCGTGCGCCCGGAACGGCCCGGGCGGGCCGGACCTTTCCGGGCAAAATCACTCTAGCAATAGTAGTCGCCCGGGATCCGGGCAACGGGCAAGGTGCCGGGTCCGGCTTAGACGACCAGGTCGTCGTAGCTGGCCCCGCGGTAGATGTCCTCGAAGGTCTGCAGCGTGCGCTCAATGCTGTGGCTTTCCACCATGCTGCGGCTCGCCTTGCCCATGGCCGCGCGCTCATCCGCCGGAAGCGACAGCACCCGGACGATCTTGGCAGCGAGGTCGTCGCTGTCATTGGGAGTGAACAGGAAGCCGTTCTCGCCGTCGCGCACCAGGTGCGGAAGGGCCATGGCATCCGCCAGAACCACCGGGGTTGAGGCGGACATGGCCTCCAGGGTTACCAGGGACTGGAGTTCGGCCGTGCCGGGCATGCAGAACAGGTCGGCGCCGAGGTAAGCGCGCCGCAGTTCCTCGTCGCTGGCCAGGCCCAGGAACTTCACCCGGTCCGGCAGGCCAAGGCGCTCAACCTGCGTCTCGAGGGCGGGCCGCA contains:
- a CDS encoding acyl-CoA dehydrogenase family protein, whose amino-acid sequence is MSKAAIDVNNLPYPDGDFFAFEQLLSGKERDRLAEVREFLAREVKPIAVDCWNRAEFPMDLIPKLAEIDLVSPVKRQGYSNLFAGILHAEMTRADTSIATFLGVHDGLFTGSIEALASQEQQEAWLPDIYALKKIGAFGLTEPLGGSDVAGGTRTTARREGDSWILNGAKRWIGNATFSDWVVIYARDLADNQVKGFLVDTKTEGYSASKIENKISLRTVQNADITLENVVVPDFFKLANANSFRDTNKVLKVTRLSVAWQAVGQQLAAFDVARRYAVERSQFGRPIASFQLVQHQLVQMLGNAVSSMGMMVRLSQLEDEGVAKDEQSALAKAFTTARMRESVAIGRSLLGGNGIVTDYEMAKIFSDAEAIYSYEGTQEINTLVTGRAITGISAIV